From the genome of Clostridia bacterium, one region includes:
- a CDS encoding ABC transporter ATP-binding protein, whose product MIIRVENLKKIYDTGVIQVEALKEINLEIEKNEYVAVMGASGSGKSTLMNILGCLDRLTDGKYILDDVDVSTLNGNELAAIRNKKIGFVFQAFNLLPRLTALGNVELPMVYAGMPSAERVKKAKAALERVGLGDRMHHRPNELSGGQKQRVAIARSLVNDPAIILADEPTGNLDTKSSEEIMGIFEGLNNEGVTIVMVTHEQDIAQHTKRAVVFRDGSIISDKQVENRIIRGGITA is encoded by the coding sequence GTGATAATAAGAGTTGAGAACCTTAAGAAGATTTATGATACAGGTGTAATACAGGTTGAAGCTTTAAAGGAGATAAACCTTGAAATAGAAAAAAACGAGTATGTGGCTGTAATGGGTGCCTCCGGCTCCGGCAAGTCAACACTAATGAACATCCTTGGATGTCTCGATAGGCTGACAGACGGCAAATATATACTGGATGATGTGGATGTCTCCACTCTTAATGGCAACGAGCTTGCAGCAATAAGAAATAAAAAGATAGGCTTTGTATTTCAGGCCTTTAACCTGCTTCCAAGGCTAACAGCATTAGGAAACGTAGAGCTTCCAATGGTTTATGCAGGTATGCCGAGTGCTGAAAGAGTAAAGAAAGCAAAAGCTGCCCTCGAGAGAGTAGGCTTAGGTGATAGAATGCATCACAGGCCTAATGAGCTTTCCGGCGGTCAGAAGCAAAGAGTTGCCATTGCAAGATCTCTTGTAAACGACCCGGCAATAATACTGGCTGACGAACCTACAGGAAACCTGGACACGAAGTCCAGCGAAGAAATAATGGGTATATTTGAAGGACTGAACAACGAGGGTGTTACTATAGTAATGGTAACTCACGAGCAGGATATAGCACAGCATACCAAGAGAGCTGTGGTATTCAGGGATGGCAGCATCATATCCGACAAACAGGTAGAGAACAGAATAATCAGAGGAGGGATAACAGCATGA
- a CDS encoding HlyD family efflux transporter periplasmic adaptor subunit, translating to MKDRKKLIIIASIVLIVVVLGAVRIITSGKDKVKEVDIGKIETKNLSQTISVTGNIEAAGKEEISLPTQQKVLEIYVQEGADVKAGDAVLRVDSTDSEYQLKKYELALELSNLDLQRLLTSGSKNNKKTLENAVRTAEIELASAETNYNQAKRKYDQDSVLYESGAVSKEDFETSLKTMNEFKNKMELSTMQLDNAKTSLKDFGTSNSDQIKEKRSQVEDSKADIANIKDKIEKSTIKSSINGKVVQLDVQNNQYPTMENSTVKIYDLSQYKVKIQVSQYDAVSVVEGQKAVIKVKGIDKEYTGTVTDIGDAAVITLEGTNKEPKVELEVTLDNPDEKVKVGYEADIDITLKESLDAVAVSFESVLEDKDGKKYIFTVEKNKAVQRFVKTGLETDFDVQILEGIKVGDQYIKNPPTTLKDGDPVKQSGGKNSDNKS from the coding sequence ATGAAGGACAGAAAAAAATTGATTATCATAGCATCTATTGTGCTTATAGTAGTAGTTTTAGGTGCTGTAAGGATAATAACTTCAGGCAAAGACAAGGTGAAAGAGGTAGATATTGGTAAGATAGAAACGAAAAATCTTTCTCAGACAATCTCAGTAACAGGCAACATCGAAGCTGCAGGCAAAGAGGAAATTTCACTGCCGACTCAACAAAAAGTCCTTGAGATATATGTGCAAGAGGGTGCGGATGTTAAAGCCGGTGACGCAGTACTTAGAGTAGACTCCACAGACAGTGAATATCAGTTGAAGAAGTATGAATTGGCATTGGAGCTTTCAAATCTTGACCTTCAGAGGCTTTTGACCAGCGGCAGCAAAAACAACAAAAAAACTCTTGAGAATGCAGTAAGAACAGCTGAGATAGAGCTTGCCAGCGCAGAAACCAACTACAATCAAGCAAAGAGAAAATATGACCAGGATAGTGTGCTCTACGAAAGCGGAGCAGTCTCTAAAGAAGACTTTGAAACATCACTTAAAACAATGAATGAATTCAAAAATAAAATGGAACTATCTACGATGCAGCTTGATAATGCCAAGACCTCTTTAAAAGACTTCGGTACTAGCAATAGCGATCAGATTAAAGAGAAAAGAAGCCAAGTAGAAGATTCAAAGGCTGATATAGCAAATATTAAGGATAAAATCGAAAAAAGCACTATTAAATCCAGTATAAACGGCAAGGTAGTGCAGCTAGATGTGCAAAACAACCAGTACCCTACTATGGAAAACAGTACCGTAAAGATATATGACCTTTCACAATATAAAGTAAAGATCCAGGTAAGCCAGTATGATGCAGTAAGCGTAGTTGAGGGTCAAAAGGCCGTTATCAAAGTAAAAGGCATAGATAAAGAGTATACAGGTACGGTAACAGACATAGGAGATGCAGCAGTCATAACTTTGGAAGGGACTAACAAGGAACCGAAGGTTGAACTTGAAGTGACACTCGACAATCCAGATGAAAAAGTTAAAGTCGGCTATGAAGCTGATATAGACATTACACTTAAGGAGAGCCTGGACGCTGTAGCAGTCAGCTTTGAATCCGTTCTCGAGGATAAGGATGGCAAAAAATATATCTTTACAGTTGAAAAGAACAAAGCAGTGCAAAGGTTTGTAAAGACAGGCCTTGAGACAGATTTCGACGTACAAATATTAGAGGGTATAAAAGTAGGTGACCAGTATATAAAGAACCCACCTACGACACTTAAGGACGGAGACCCGGTTAAGCAGTCAGGGGGTAAAAATAGTGATAATAAGAGTTGA
- a CDS encoding tetratricopeptide repeat protein: MNNTKDISQNVWEVVKLFKLNFEKTAIFVLILILCISTANIYSQFISTFIDRRDKNEIHTSITPNFSFPGMLLKVDQLYKESMYKEAQNEYLKLTSKPDLSPQQKATVYFKLGVCNYKLEEYDKARDSFLKAAEYNSNDPVAYNNAAVCSFYLNEMGKAEELQKRAIATLQVVEYYYNLARIYEASGRYIDAAKYYTAVVRGEENITIDDSIDPVRIKNKLMKLLSDLSNAEEFSKDLMIALRLKDTREVFVIADTDMDIKDKNFQWRIQNENGINKLYCSYDREKSDPYNLIDSLQWTVSSGGRAVFTGKKDDFSLSLGAGDNYIVYLDIDYDSNRQARSYVDVTRNNGMYSNPTTNPSNAKCKYYEFAAYEQVFEKNFKISSNGYVDRFNAKWGKDNIETKVMDKDFIDAQSALYIKNTTGKNAGIWADLSSLLNDKQLKGRTIGIKFYARKISSNADLDVSIRTKTGKVYNKNTPREYELDYKWKRFGVDVLIPENADGLTISFRTNPGEEIKIDGFIISIVR, translated from the coding sequence ATGAACAATACTAAGGATATTTCGCAAAACGTATGGGAGGTGGTAAAGCTGTTCAAACTTAACTTTGAAAAAACGGCAATATTTGTGTTAATACTGATTTTGTGTATTTCTACGGCTAATATTTACAGCCAGTTCATCAGTACGTTTATAGATCGTAGAGATAAAAATGAGATTCACACAAGTATTACCCCAAATTTCAGCTTTCCCGGAATGCTCTTAAAGGTTGACCAGCTATATAAGGAGAGCATGTATAAGGAGGCTCAGAATGAATATCTTAAGCTTACGAGCAAACCCGATCTGAGCCCCCAGCAGAAGGCTACAGTCTATTTTAAGTTGGGAGTATGCAACTACAAGCTTGAGGAATATGACAAGGCCAGAGACAGTTTTTTGAAAGCTGCTGAATATAATTCCAATGATCCAGTTGCTTATAATAATGCTGCTGTATGCTCCTTCTACCTCAATGAAATGGGAAAGGCTGAGGAGCTCCAGAAGAGGGCAATTGCAACTCTTCAAGTTGTTGAATATTACTATAATCTTGCAAGAATATATGAAGCTTCGGGACGATATATCGACGCTGCAAAATACTATACCGCAGTGGTCAGGGGAGAAGAGAACATAACCATTGATGATAGTATTGATCCAGTCCGAATTAAAAACAAGCTAATGAAGCTTTTGTCAGATTTGAGCAATGCAGAAGAGTTTTCCAAAGATTTGATGATTGCACTTAGGCTTAAGGATACAAGAGAAGTGTTCGTTATAGCTGATACTGATATGGACATAAAGGATAAGAATTTTCAATGGCGTATACAAAACGAAAATGGGATAAATAAGCTTTATTGCTCTTATGATAGAGAAAAGTCAGATCCATATAATCTAATTGACTCTCTGCAATGGACCGTAAGTAGTGGCGGAAGGGCAGTCTTCACTGGTAAAAAAGATGACTTCTCACTTTCACTTGGTGCGGGAGATAACTACATTGTATATCTTGATATTGATTATGACAGTAATAGGCAAGCAAGAAGCTATGTAGATGTAACTAGAAACAATGGCATGTATTCCAACCCAACCACGAATCCCTCAAATGCGAAATGCAAATATTATGAGTTTGCAGCATATGAACAGGTTTTCGAAAAGAATTTCAAAATCAGCAGTAATGGGTATGTTGACAGGTTCAATGCAAAGTGGGGCAAGGACAACATCGAGACAAAGGTTATGGATAAGGATTTCATAGATGCTCAAAGTGCCTTGTATATTAAGAATACCACAGGTAAAAATGCAGGAATATGGGCGGACTTATCCTCGTTGCTAAATGACAAGCAGTTGAAAGGCAGGACAATAGGTATTAAGTTTTATGCCAGGAAGATTTCAAGCAATGCGGATTTGGATGTGAGTATTAGAACCAAAACCGGAAAGGTATATAATAAGAACACACCCAGAGAATATGAACTCGATTATAAGTGGAAACGGTTTGGTGTTGATGTGCTGATACCAGAAAATGCAGATGGTTTGACTATAAGTTTCAGGACAAACCCTGGAGAAGAAATTAAAATTGATGGTTTTATTATCAGTATAGTGAGATAA
- a CDS encoding Ig-like domain-containing protein: MNNKKILALVLAFAMIFSSMTTAFADTTATTSAAIGADAAALKTMGVLQGDNSTGVTPEYLAKETTRMQAAIMFLRLKGLEDEAMAFTGAANFADAGTMTWTQGKAIMAYLKANPQLGWVGADAGKFNPLETITVNQYYKVMLEALGYKQTTTEVVGDFSWSDVMTFAASKGLVKVADVTKFTNNDVAIATIEALKTNVKETTTTLATAMVDAGMINKDAAIAAGLYEASTTAKVEEVKVLGNNKVLVEFDSAVAKAFAENAANYKIVVNGTTTALEVKSAVLDGTKQVVLETAAQTAGTAYKMTVGTVSINFAGVSKSTEVPEIDTVKGTDTERVVLTFTTGMDLATALDKANYSIEGVTIESVNWEDDSDRDSVELVTKGLVTNRTYKVVVTNVKSIDGVVMKSDSMSFVAKADKKAPVVDTANDATFVDTNTRIIVTFVDDNEITKESAENVANYKLEVGNTTDTLEILSAKLVEDADDDMKVVELTTAAQKKNQKYELHVNNIVDTSVLANKMAKETTINLYGAEADTDAPELEGMTYVSSTIIEVEFSDDSRIDATSVLDINNYSIDNDIVVEKAELKDSDNAKNDIVRLTVSKLGADSRYELTVENIADEYGNTMAKPEDDQETFDKEDVNMVATIENVVTKSNTEIVVTFSKELDEASAEDVVNYAIDGNIGTPSEAKYNADAKTVTLTTEEMNGNTEYELTINGVKDIAGNVLVDVTADIVVASTDNDVDAPEVEDVEATASTIVVVTFSEPIDVDSNPTIEIDVDGNGSGANVTGVYAVSSNEDDTVLEFTVPAFGDDEDVLLVGTTATDVAGNKADVDTDGIEFSSTTEAADDIELDTWDQTDVYTFELQFSGKVELINPANDEVSDNGIDFTIEVDDDDKTLVTLTADDEMEVDEEYFLVLTDKLAGFHGETVVDSDEENNNAVTYLQAELEDEDAPFIDSVKAINRTTIEVKFNENMSTAGKWAISYEDEDGDTQSVSVSNTFGLKDNKVTITLASGKILESDNVYTLIVKEMPKDIAGNKMDAELNEEVYDFVGTDVVGIGNYVTGVKVVNGATFKVYTNEDVTTVTGVTYGTTNTGFSIKAIDAADQNESEFAVYSNTTDVTIGGTEYAIPTAVLAAGENYTVTVTGGLKYTFKGIVEDDIDIDKDGTDFFFDYEDIKAGDIVVVTEADGTRTGAIVDANKEAKISGIDGVSDIVVVRGSVVLFFLHTDLADVQ; the protein is encoded by the coding sequence ATGAATAATAAGAAGATACTTGCTCTTGTGTTAGCGTTTGCGATGATATTCTCATCAATGACAACAGCATTCGCTGATACAACAGCTACTACTTCAGCAGCAATCGGCGCAGATGCAGCAGCACTTAAGACTATGGGAGTTCTTCAGGGTGATAATTCAACTGGTGTAACACCTGAATACCTCGCAAAAGAAACAACAAGAATGCAGGCAGCTATAATGTTCTTAAGACTTAAGGGTCTTGAAGACGAAGCAATGGCATTCACAGGTGCAGCAAACTTCGCAGACGCTGGCACAATGACTTGGACTCAGGGTAAAGCAATAATGGCTTACCTCAAAGCTAATCCACAGCTCGGTTGGGTTGGTGCAGATGCTGGAAAGTTCAATCCATTAGAAACAATCACAGTTAACCAGTACTACAAGGTAATGCTTGAAGCTCTCGGTTACAAGCAGACAACTACTGAAGTAGTTGGAGACTTCTCTTGGTCAGACGTTATGACATTTGCAGCTTCAAAGGGTCTTGTAAAAGTTGCTGACGTAACTAAGTTCACAAACAACGACGTAGCAATTGCTACAATTGAAGCTTTAAAGACAAACGTAAAAGAAACAACAACAACTCTTGCAACTGCAATGGTTGATGCAGGAATGATAAACAAAGACGCAGCTATAGCAGCTGGTTTATATGAAGCTTCAACTACAGCTAAAGTAGAAGAAGTAAAAGTTCTCGGAAACAACAAAGTATTAGTTGAATTTGATTCAGCAGTTGCAAAAGCATTTGCTGAAAACGCAGCAAACTACAAAATCGTTGTTAACGGTACAACAACTGCACTTGAAGTTAAATCAGCAGTTCTTGATGGAACTAAGCAGGTAGTTCTTGAAACAGCAGCTCAGACAGCTGGTACAGCTTACAAAATGACAGTTGGAACAGTATCAATTAACTTCGCAGGTGTTTCAAAAAGCACAGAAGTTCCAGAAATCGACACTGTAAAAGGTACTGATACAGAAAGAGTAGTATTAACATTTACAACTGGTATGGACCTTGCAACAGCTCTTGATAAAGCTAACTATTCAATCGAAGGCGTAACAATTGAAAGCGTAAACTGGGAAGATGATTCTGACAGAGACTCAGTAGAACTTGTTACAAAGGGTCTTGTTACAAACAGAACTTACAAAGTAGTAGTAACAAACGTTAAGAGCATTGACGGTGTAGTAATGAAGTCTGACAGCATGAGCTTCGTTGCCAAGGCTGACAAGAAGGCTCCAGTAGTTGACACAGCAAATGACGCTACTTTCGTTGATACTAACACTAGAATAATTGTTACATTCGTTGATGATAACGAAATAACAAAGGAAAGTGCAGAAAACGTAGCCAACTACAAGCTTGAAGTAGGAAATACTACAGATACACTTGAAATATTATCAGCTAAATTAGTAGAAGATGCTGATGACGATATGAAGGTAGTAGAACTTACAACAGCTGCACAGAAGAAAAACCAGAAGTATGAACTCCATGTTAATAACATAGTTGATACTTCAGTACTTGCAAACAAGATGGCTAAAGAAACAACTATAAACCTCTACGGTGCAGAAGCTGATACAGACGCTCCTGAACTCGAAGGAATGACTTATGTTTCCAGCACAATAATAGAAGTTGAATTTAGCGATGACAGCAGAATAGATGCTACTTCAGTTCTTGACATAAACAACTACTCAATCGATAATGACATAGTTGTTGAAAAAGCAGAACTTAAAGATTCAGATAATGCAAAGAATGACATAGTAAGACTTACAGTAAGCAAGCTCGGTGCCGACAGCAGATACGAGCTTACCGTTGAAAACATAGCTGACGAATATGGCAATACAATGGCTAAGCCAGAAGATGATCAGGAAACATTTGATAAAGAAGATGTTAACATGGTTGCTACAATAGAAAATGTTGTAACTAAGAGCAACACAGAAATTGTAGTAACATTCAGCAAAGAACTAGATGAAGCTTCAGCTGAAGACGTAGTTAACTACGCGATCGACGGCAACATCGGAACTCCAAGCGAAGCTAAATATAATGCAGATGCAAAGACAGTGACACTCACAACAGAAGAAATGAATGGAAACACAGAATATGAATTGACAATTAATGGAGTTAAGGACATAGCTGGTAATGTACTTGTTGATGTAACTGCAGATATAGTTGTAGCATCAACTGATAACGACGTAGACGCTCCAGAAGTTGAAGATGTAGAAGCTACTGCTAGCACAATAGTAGTTGTAACATTCAGCGAACCGATAGATGTTGACTCAAACCCAACAATAGAGATAGACGTAGATGGCAACGGATCCGGTGCTAATGTGACAGGAGTATATGCAGTATCATCTAACGAAGATGATACAGTTCTTGAATTCACAGTACCTGCATTTGGTGATGATGAAGATGTACTACTTGTTGGTACAACTGCAACTGACGTGGCTGGAAACAAAGCAGATGTAGACACTGACGGCATCGAATTCTCATCAACAACAGAAGCTGCTGATGATATCGAATTAGATACATGGGATCAGACAGATGTTTACACATTCGAACTTCAGTTCAGCGGAAAAGTTGAACTTATCAACCCAGCTAACGACGAAGTATCCGACAACGGAATTGACTTCACAATCGAAGTAGACGATGATGACAAGACATTAGTTACTTTGACAGCAGATGACGAAATGGAAGTTGACGAAGAGTACTTCCTCGTATTAACCGATAAGCTTGCTGGTTTCCATGGTGAAACAGTTGTAGATTCTGACGAAGAAAACAATAATGCAGTAACATACCTCCAGGCAGAACTCGAAGATGAAGACGCTCCATTTATTGACTCTGTAAAAGCAATAAACAGAACAACAATAGAAGTTAAATTCAACGAGAACATGTCAACTGCAGGTAAGTGGGCAATATCTTACGAAGATGAAGATGGTGATACACAGTCAGTAAGTGTTTCAAACACATTCGGATTGAAGGACAATAAAGTAACAATAACACTTGCAAGTGGCAAGATACTCGAATCCGATAACGTATATACTTTAATTGTAAAAGAAATGCCTAAAGACATAGCAGGAAACAAGATGGATGCAGAACTCAATGAAGAAGTATATGACTTTGTTGGTACTGATGTAGTAGGAATCGGCAACTACGTAACAGGCGTAAAGGTTGTTAACGGTGCTACATTCAAAGTATACACTAACGAAGACGTAACTACAGTAACAGGCGTAACTTATGGCACAACAAACACAGGCTTCAGCATTAAAGCTATCGATGCAGCAGATCAGAATGAATCAGAATTCGCAGTTTACAGCAATACAACAGATGTAACTATAGGCGGAACTGAATATGCTATACCTACAGCTGTATTGGCTGCTGGTGAAAATTATACTGTAACAGTAACAGGCGGCCTCAAGTATACATTCAAGGGTATCGTTGAAGATGATATTGACATCGACAAAGATGGAACTGACTTCTTCTTCGATTATGAAGACATAAAAGCAGGCGACATAGTAGTAGTTACAGAAGCTGACGGTACAAGAACCGGAGCAATAGTAGACGCTAATAAAGAAGCTAAGATATCAGGAATTGACGGTGTATCTGATATAGTTGTAGTAAGAGGTTCAGTAGTTCTCTTCTTCCTCCACACTGACTTAGCTGACGTTCAATAA
- a CDS encoding S-layer homology domain-containing protein, with translation MRKFKTLKAAVISFALLFTVTGVAYADNNTSNFTDIDNSWAKQHIINVCSKGLMGGATATQFKPGDNIKNYDALVSISRMIRRENDINLEQLEGKYQVNVIEKFKVPDYAREDILFCLGQGIISDFDVSAFAGNPYATKKDVAKYLGLAFGVTVKKDAPPVVLAFKDSMYIPTMYKPYVEFLIKNGIVNASGDVNGKFNPDSFIDRAAFAKMLDTSNSAYEKKLGLGTATTDSSNADTTVPDTNTDLEDVLPDTIVSTPPVIVDDGAKADVTAYIDEVIAEYGNLAVFVGTERKIYKVADNAACTIDDAASGYWKLKKSDMVKLYLENGKIIKIVGESKVRKTMGKLVGIESTDKTTLKIETLAGGTKSYIVTAKTIVIKDGKSALWQELKEGNALVITTSYDELIEINADGVKSTDKGVIESVVYSRMAPPKVVITEPDGSQNTYYASKSIEIAGADNDVYSLRPGMQIEVSLLDDEISKIEVINESASVLVELKGVIKSIDVDSKLVVVEVYDSNINKYVDKKVYTTVETKIADVDFNLLGLSSLKINQIVSIRGTGSVDGVFAKTIQLMN, from the coding sequence ATGAGGAAATTTAAAACATTAAAAGCAGCAGTCATTTCGTTCGCACTACTATTCACAGTTACCGGTGTTGCTTATGCGGATAACAATACTTCAAACTTTACCGATATAGATAATAGTTGGGCTAAACAGCATATCATAAACGTATGCAGCAAGGGCTTGATGGGAGGCGCTACAGCAACCCAGTTCAAGCCGGGTGATAACATTAAGAACTATGACGCATTAGTAAGTATATCACGTATGATTCGCCGGGAAAATGATATAAATCTGGAACAATTGGAGGGAAAATACCAAGTAAATGTTATTGAAAAGTTCAAGGTTCCGGATTATGCAAGGGAAGATATACTTTTCTGTTTGGGACAGGGTATTATTTCTGATTTTGATGTAAGTGCTTTCGCCGGAAATCCATATGCTACAAAGAAGGATGTTGCAAAGTATCTCGGATTGGCATTCGGGGTGACGGTAAAGAAGGATGCACCTCCTGTTGTACTCGCATTTAAGGATTCCATGTATATTCCTACTATGTATAAGCCTTATGTGGAGTTTTTGATTAAGAATGGTATTGTAAATGCCAGCGGCGATGTAAACGGCAAATTCAATCCTGATAGCTTTATAGACAGAGCAGCCTTTGCAAAAATGCTGGATACTTCAAACTCTGCGTATGAAAAAAAGCTCGGACTGGGCACTGCGACTACAGACAGTAGCAACGCCGATACAACAGTACCGGATACCAATACTGACTTAGAAGATGTGTTGCCGGACACAATTGTTTCGACACCTCCTGTTATAGTTGATGATGGTGCAAAGGCAGATGTAACTGCTTATATAGATGAAGTAATTGCTGAGTATGGTAATCTGGCGGTGTTTGTTGGAACAGAGAGAAAAATATATAAAGTAGCTGATAATGCTGCATGTACAATAGATGATGCTGCAAGTGGATATTGGAAGCTCAAGAAAAGCGACATGGTTAAGCTTTACCTTGAAAACGGCAAGATTATAAAAATCGTTGGTGAAAGCAAAGTCAGAAAGACAATGGGTAAACTTGTGGGTATAGAATCCACAGATAAGACCACACTGAAAATAGAGACACTCGCAGGTGGAACAAAGAGCTACATAGTAACCGCAAAGACTATAGTTATAAAAGACGGAAAGAGTGCGTTATGGCAGGAGCTTAAAGAGGGCAACGCTTTAGTAATTACTACCTCCTACGATGAGCTGATAGAGATTAATGCAGACGGAGTAAAAAGCACCGACAAGGGTGTGATTGAGTCTGTAGTGTATAGTAGGATGGCCCCGCCCAAAGTTGTAATAACAGAACCGGATGGAAGTCAGAACACATATTATGCAAGCAAGAGCATAGAAATAGCGGGGGCGGACAACGATGTATATTCCTTAAGGCCTGGCATGCAGATAGAGGTAAGCTTGCTGGACGATGAGATAAGCAAGATTGAAGTTATAAATGAAAGCGCCTCTGTCCTGGTAGAGCTTAAAGGTGTAATAAAGAGCATAGATGTTGATTCCAAGCTTGTAGTTGTAGAAGTATATGACAGCAACATTAATAAATATGTTGATAAGAAGGTTTACACAACTGTCGAGACCAAGATTGCCGATGTAGACTTCAACTTACTCGGGTTAAGCAGCTTGAAGATTAATCAGATTGTAAGCATAAGGGGTACCGGAAGTGTAGACGGCGTGTTTGCAAAAACAATACAGTTGATGAATTAG
- a CDS encoding glycosyltransferase family 2 protein, whose product MNRKLISIVVPMYYEEKVAEECYKRLKSVMDGCGYEYELVFVNDGSRDGTPDILERIAVNDRNVKVLGFSRNFGHQVAVTAGIDKARGNAIIIIDADLQDPPELIPEMLKLWEQGYEVVYAKRKRRKGESLFKRTTARIFYIVLDKLSDTRIPLDTGDFRLIDAKVADELRRMREKNRFLRGMVSWIGFKQTPIEYEREERFAGETKYPLKKMVKLALDGIISFSSKPLKLSQYLGFFAVVCAMVIFIYSLVYRLVGGKNLVTGWASIMTTVAFLGGVQLISIGILGEYIGRMYEESKGRPLYIIEKEINFDDEEQ is encoded by the coding sequence ATGAACAGAAAACTTATTTCAATAGTAGTTCCCATGTATTATGAAGAAAAGGTGGCAGAAGAGTGCTACAAGCGTCTAAAAAGTGTGATGGACGGCTGTGGCTATGAATATGAGCTGGTTTTTGTAAATGACGGCAGCAGGGACGGAACTCCGGACATACTTGAGAGGATAGCAGTCAATGACAGAAATGTAAAAGTGCTTGGCTTTTCAAGGAATTTCGGACATCAAGTGGCTGTCACGGCAGGTATAGATAAAGCCAGGGGCAATGCCATCATAATAATTGATGCAGATCTGCAGGATCCTCCGGAGCTTATTCCGGAAATGCTCAAGCTTTGGGAGCAGGGCTATGAAGTGGTCTATGCCAAAAGAAAAAGGAGAAAAGGGGAAAGCCTATTCAAAAGAACAACAGCCAGGATATTTTATATAGTGCTGGATAAGCTCTCGGATACCAGAATACCTCTCGACACAGGAGACTTCAGGCTTATTGATGCAAAAGTGGCGGATGAGCTTAGAAGGATGCGGGAGAAAAACAGGTTCCTGCGAGGCATGGTCAGCTGGATTGGCTTCAAGCAGACACCTATTGAATATGAAAGAGAAGAAAGATTTGCAGGAGAAACCAAGTATCCTCTGAAGAAAATGGTAAAGCTCGCGTTGGACGGCATCATTTCCTTTTCCTCGAAACCTCTCAAACTGTCACAGTATTTAGGCTTTTTTGCAGTTGTTTGTGCTATGGTGATATTTATATATTCACTTGTATATAGGCTGGTAGGCGGGAAAAATCTCGTGACCGGCTGGGCATCAATTATGACTACCGTGGCTTTTCTCGGAGGAGTGCAGCTTATTTCCATTGGCATATTGGGAGAATACATAGGCAGGATGTACGAGGAGAGCAAAGGTAGACCGTTATATATAATAGAAAAGGAAATCAATTTTGATGATGAGGAACAGTAA